The following are from one region of the Apostichopus japonicus isolate 1M-3 chromosome 17, ASM3797524v1, whole genome shotgun sequence genome:
- the LOC139985174 gene encoding uncharacterized protein encodes MNLAISLYYLFHIGSSVSNTTNLPIYELRPDNTEAYVNMPKTRKASYNKRKATIRRTVQKIRAESANPETDQTNSNGELCQQHEIELVATNNRSTFHFFPVDDDWGTSAIEKLSVGFNFQQADIIGRTAFNCARICNIDAKPLIVKKMKGDGNCFFRCLSHLVTRTEENQEVMRQLVVLSIQQSHLNDTSKTVQEYINVSGIDNANVWSTEVELLAAAHLLQTDIYTYALQWLRYPSCGNLSAATDTTKRAIYLRNTNSDHYDVVLDVSCGDPLPVPKKTEELVRAEIDRQNLWQDLKFAHVQQGDMGLSSASSSTMRMRQLRASNKSYKERERVKSCQKQRKNRNNEAFRKQETELNAKRMKIMRSNTVYTKKEQKKNLTRMKTNRENETYKNKEQQNKLHRMKTTRANETYKLKEQQNNLHRMKTTRANETYKQKEQQQNLHRITRTRQTMPFKLKERRHNTIIMHNLRKDDSYVESEQLGNQKRTQTLRKSASYSAKEAQNNRIRIQNLRKDKHFVLQERAKNLKHMRQARASSYLLANERHKNKGRMQSIQTRNIYKEHERLANIKRLQQLRRGTQYIEKELAEKCASRPTRSTKSFQALQIRFWQSISVGPQFICCCCQQLWYKESVLSTEHLISTCKEMKSWLSGNGKKYICRTCNLYVTKGKTSPLGLDNNMSLPEVPVELKLHSLEERLVALRTPFMQMRELPRGRQMSIKGNVVNVPADVSTTVRTLPRRLDDGQTIPVKFKRKLSYKHSVDSQNVTPKKVVDAAKWLVTNSQLYRDEGVTVQETWTDSLKGMNHDWEEFIESQETDLDSQSTMQPVESTAEQINLQI; translated from the coding sequence ATGAACCTTGCAATCAGTCTCTATTATTTATTCCACATTGGTTCATCAGTCAGCAACACAACAAATTTACCAATTTATGAATTGCGACCAGATAATACTGAAGCATATGTCAATATGCCCAAAACAAGAAAAGCCAGCTACAATAAAAGGAAAGCAACCATCAGGAGAACTGTTCAGAAGATAAGAGCTGAATCTGCAAATCCTGAAACAGATCAAACAAATTCAAATGGTGAACTATGTCAACAACATGAAATTGAACTTGTTGCTACCAACAATCGTAGTACCTTTCATTTCTTCCCAGTAGATGATGATTGGGGAACCTCAGCTATTGAAAAACTGAGTGTTGGGTTCAACTTTCAACAAGCTGATATTATTGGTCGAACTGCGTTCAATTGTGCACGAATTTGTAACATTGATGCCAAACCATTGATTGTTAAGAAAATGAAAGGTGATGGCAACTGCTTTTTCAGATGTTTGTCTCATTTGGTAACACGAACAGAAGAAAATCAGGAGGTAATGCGACAGTTAGTGGTCCTATCTATCCAACAAAGCCACCTGAATGATACATCAAAAACAGTTCAAGAGTACATAAATGTTTCTGGCATAGACAACGCTAATGTGTGGTCAACAGAGGTTGAACTATTGGCTGCTGCTCATCTTTTGCAAACGGACATTTATACATATGCATTGCAGTGGCTTCGATACCCTTCATGTGGTAATCTTAGTGCAGCAACTGACACCACAAAAAGAGCAATATATCTGAGAAATACAAACAGTGACCACTATGATGTTGTTCTTGATGTCAGCTGTGGGGACCCATTGCCTGTGccaaaaaaaactgaagaacTTGTTAGAGCTGAAATAGACAGACAGAATCTTTGGCAGGATTTGAAATTTGCACACGTTCAACAAGGTGACATGGGTTTGTCATCTGCTTCATCTAGCACCATGCGAATGAGACAGCTTAGAGCATCTAATAAAAGctacaaagagagagaaagagtaaAATCATGtcagaaacaaagaaagaaccGTAACAACGAAGCATTCAGGAAACAAGAAACTGAGTTGAACGCAAAGCGCATGAAAATAATGAGGTCTAACACAGTATACACCAAGaaagaacagaagaaaaatCTTACTCGCATGAAAACAAATAGAGAAAATGAgacatacaaaaacaaagaacagcAGAACAAACTTCATCGTATGAAAACAACAAGAGCCAATGAGACTTACAAATTGAAAGAACAGCAGAACAATCTTCATCGTATGAAAACAACAAGAGCCAATGAGACTTACAAACAGAAAGAACAGCAACAGAATCTCCATAGAATAACAAGAACCAGACAGACCATGCCATTCAAATTGAAAGAAAGGAGGCATAATACCATTATAATGCATAACTTAAGAAAAGATGATTCCTATGTGGAGTCTGAGCAACTGGGTAACCAGAAACGTACGCAAACTTTGAGAAAATCTGCATCCTACTCTGCAAAAGAAGCACAAAATAACAGGATACGCATTCAGAACCTGAGAAAAGACAAACATTTTGTATTACAGGAAAGAGCAAAGAATCTGAAGCACATGAGACAGGCTAGAGCAAGTAGCTACCTTTTAGCCAATGAAAGGCATAAGAACAAAGGAAGGATGCAGTCAATCCAGACaagaaatatatacaaagagcaTGAAAGATTAGCAAACATTAAAAGATTGCAACAACTCAGAAGAGGTACACAGTATATTGAGAAAGAGTTGGCTGAGAAATGTGCATCGAGACCAACTCGTAGTACAAAGTCATTTCAAGCTCTACAGATCAGATTTTGGCAATCCATTTCAGTTGGACCTCAATTTATCTGCTGCTGTTGTCAACAGTTATGGTACAAAGAAAGTGTCCTCTCCACTGAACATCTCATATCAACttgcaaagaaatgaaatcatgGCTTTCAGGTAATGGAAAGAAATACATATGTAGAACGTGTAACCTTTATGTTACAAAAGGAAAAACTTCGCCCCTAGGATTAGACAATAACATGTCTCTGCCCGAAGTGCCAGTTGAACTAAAATTACATTCTTTGGAAGAAAGGCTGGTCGCACTTCGTACTCCATTCATGCAAATGAGAGAATTGCCCAGAGGTCGTCAAATGAGCATCAAAGGAAATGTAGTCAATGTACCAGCTGATGTCTCAACCACTGTTAGAACACTGCCCCGTAGACTAGATGATGGACAAACCATCCCAGTCAAGTTTAAGAGAAAGCTTTCTTACAAACACTCAGTAGATTCCCAAAATGTAACACCAAAGAAAGTGGTTGATGCTGCTAAGTGGCTTGTAACAAATAGTCAGCTATACAGAGATGAAGGTGTAACAGTTCAAGAAACCTGGACAGACTCACTCAAAGGAATGAACCATGATTGGGAAGAATTTATAGAAAGTCAAGAAACAGATCTAGACTCACAAAGTACAATGCAGCCTGTAGAAAGTACAGCAGAACAAATAAATCTGCAAATTTAA
- the LOC139985175 gene encoding uncharacterized protein, with product MLTISKVKALKGMHPYHIPLKCVIASALPPKTYTKDGVHKEMQQLVLCDNTGYLKANAFDTAKKDVLKEGATVILKNFISKPDAVIITSRTSVFKAPSLKVDQEIIDQAVVYLRPPTPPPADISIIKSSPVKTIHTVEGKIIQDECPRQVAFKDTSLDIRTIVIQNKKDNIKVSLWKEFVKEEIKTGDFVVAKNLVVSEYQKEKQLSTTSRTKIQKTSPPEEQLSVTVLAFDEEENTFNLLCQIDGDTLLTYNCSTAVVTSLIREPCDEDEPSDEDPLHERLLYHLPGIAQVKIQNTTVVGVTKPLMKVE from the exons ATGCTAACTATTTCCAAAGTTAAAGCTTTAAAAGGAATGCATCCTTATCACATACCATTAAAGTGTGTAATTGCATCTGCCTTACCACCTAAAACTTACACCAAGGATGGGGTTCACAAAGAAATGCAGCAACTTGTATTGTGTGACAACACAGGCTACCTTAAAGCAAATGCTTTTGACACTGCCAAGAAAGATGTCTTGAAGGAAGGTGCCACAGTCATCTTAAAAAACTTTATCAGCAAACCAGATGCTGTGATAATTACATCACGTACTAGTGTTTTCAAGGCACCCTCTCTGAAAGTAGACCAAGAAATTATCGACCAGGCAGTTGTATATCTGAGACCACCAACACCACCTCCAGCAGATATTTCTATCATCAAGTCATCTCCAGTGAAGACAATTCACACAGTTGAAGGAAAAATCATTCAG GATGAATGTCCTCGCCAGGTGGCCTTTAAAGACACATCGCTTGATATCAGAACTATTGTCATCCAAAACAAGAAAGACAACATCAAGGTGTCATTGTGGAAGGAGTTTGTTAAAGAAGAGATTAAGACTGGAGACTTTGTTGTAGCTAAAAACTTGGTGGTCAGCGAATATCAGAAGGAAAAACAGCTCTCTACAACATCTCGAACTAAAATACAG AAAACATCTCCACCAGAGGAGCAGCTAAGTGTAACTGTGTTGGCATTTGATGAAGAAGAAAACACCTTCAACCTGCTTTGTCAAATAGATGGAGATACTTTACTAACTTACAACTGCAGTACCGCTGTGGTAACATCCTTGATTCGTGAACCATGTGATGAAGATGAACCTTCAGATGAAGATCCTCTCCATGAAAGACTGCTGTACCACCTCCCAGGAATAGCCCAAGTAAAAATCCAAAACACAACTGTTGTTGGTGTAACAAAGCCACTGATGAAAGTGGAGTGA